The following are encoded in a window of Carya illinoinensis cultivar Pawnee chromosome 15, C.illinoinensisPawnee_v1, whole genome shotgun sequence genomic DNA:
- the LOC122296958 gene encoding protein FAR1-RELATED SEQUENCE 9-like — protein MGGEEEHASPLTVCIDIEEQCTSARVGCNEDLLDRLDELETDDGTPSTPYVLPSSDCNDIIEEPKPGMEFNSLEDLMVYYKQYAKNCGFGVMTQRSERSEDQSVRYVTLGCARGGKARIKSSNIANPRPTGKTDCKARINALRVEGKMRLTTVNNSHNHVISPQKSRFFRCNREVNETVKRVLDTNDLAGIRLNKSYGSLVVGAGGFENLPFLEKDCRNYIDKARHLRLGAGGAGALRDYFMRMQYKNNGFFALMDLDDDGRLKNIFWADPRSRAAYKYFGDVVTFDTTYLTNRYGMPFAPFVGVNHHGQSILLGAGLISSEDTETFTWLFQTWLQCMDGIAPKAIITDQDRAMKNAIAIVFPETRHRFCLWHILKKVPEKLGSYAAYKSGLKTELMKCVYDTQTIVEFEKHWSQFINTYHLHENAWLKSLYSEREHWVPVFLKEHFWAGMSTTQRSESMNAFFDGYVHSKTNLKEFVDQFDNALKKKIENECEAEFLSFSGTIPCVSRSPIEKKFQELYTNAKFKEVQQQVIGVLDLDPALQTSDGVMKNYLVEDEVRIQEFTKQVTYAVDFNVEAGKAKCSCGLFQMRGILCRHILAVFKSNGIKSLPEGYILDRWRKDIKRRYTLIRSSYDAGDERANGNRHAILLNMCYEMIDYAVECNEQFEDAKKRIHEMTGLYRQNHNPLSMNCEKDLELVTTLDTAAAVGSSQGVKSPIVVRGKGRPPSLRRASKMETDMRKVKAKQKKAQAGGKRKQRDEGDIAPMGTCRNLFGDSEVDITNSGEGQVMKKLEKDKLEAVCVGG, from the exons ATGGGTGGTGAAGAAGAACACGCATCTCCCTTAACGGTATGCATAGACATTGAAGAGCAATGCACTTCCGCAAGAGTTGGTTGCAATGAAGATCTGTTGGATAGACTAGATGAACTGGAAACTGACGATGGCACTCCATCTACACCGTATGTGTTGCCATCTTCGGATTGTAATGATATCATTGAGGAGCCAAAGCCGGGGATGGAGTTCAATTCATTGGAAGATTTGATGGTCTATTATAAGCAGTATGCTAAAAATTGCGGGTTTGGAgtgatgacacaaaggagtgagaggTCAGAGGATCAAAGTGTCAGATATGTCACCCTCGGTTGTGCACGGGGAGGGAAGGCTCGGATTAAGAGTTCCAATATCGCCAACCCACGTCCGACGGGAAAGACGGACTGTAAGGCAAGGATTAATGCCTTAAGAGTCGAGGGAAAGATGCGGTTGACAACAGTGAATAACTCACATAATCATGTAATTAGCCCTCAGAAATCCCGCTTCTTTCGATGTAACAGAGAAGTGAATGAGACTGTTAAAAGGGTCCTTGACACAAACGACTTAGCTGGTATTCGGCTGAACAAGAGTTACGGATCTCTTGTAGTTGGAGCAGGTGGCTTTGAGAACCTGccatttttggaaaaggattgtCGGAATTACATCGACAAAGCCCgccatctacgacttggtgcagGTGGTGCTGGAGCACTTCGTGATTATTTTATGAGGATGCAATACAAGAATAACGGTTTTTTTGCATTGATGGATTTAGACGATGATGGgaggttaaaaaatattttttgggcagATCCACGTAGTCGGGCTGCGTATAAGTATTTTGGTGACGTCGTCACATTCGACACCACGTACCTGACTAATAGGTATGGGATgccgtttgcaccatttgttggtgtaaatcaCCACGGGCAGTCGATTCTTTTGGGAGCTGGGTTGATTTCCAGTGAGGACACAGAGACGTTTACATGGCTGTTCCAAACTTGGTTGCAATGTATGGACGGAATAGCTCCAAAGGCTATTATTACTGATCAGGACagagcaatgaaaaatgcaattgcgATAGTATTTCCAGAAACTCGACATCGATTTTGCTTATGGCATATACTCAAGAAAGTTCCAGAGAAGTTGGGTTCATATGCTGCGTACAAAAGTGGCCTGAAAACTGAGCTGATGAAATGTGTGTACGACACACAAACTATTGTCGAGTTTGAAAAGCATTGGTCCCAGTTTATTAACACATACCACTTACATGAGAATGCTTGGTTGAAAAGTTTATACTCCGAGCGCGAGCATTGGGTACCAGTTTTCCTGAAAGAGCacttttgggctggaatgagtacaacccagCGGAGCGAGAGTATGAACGCCTTTTTTGACGGTTATGTCCATTCGAAGACAAATTTGAAGGAGTTTGTTGATCAGTTTGACAATGcgttgaagaagaaaattgaaaatgaatgtGAGGCAGAATTCCTGTCCTTTAGCGGCACCATTCCCTGCGTATCTAGATCTCCAATTGAGAAGAAATTTCAAGAGCTGTACACCAATGCCAAATTTAAAGAAGTTCAACAACAAGTAATTGGCGTGCTTGATTTGGATCCAGCGCTGCAGACATCGGATGGGGTAATGAAGAATTAtttggtagaagatgaagttcgtATTCAGGAGTTCACAAAACAGGTTACATATGCAGTGGATTTTAATGTCGAGGCAGGAAAAGCAAAGTGTTCATGTGGGTTATTTCAGATGAGAGGGATATTATGTAGGCACATTTTGGCTGTATTCAAATCAAACGGTATAAAATCATTGCCAGAAGGCTAcattttagatcgatggagAAAGGACATCAAGAGGAGATACACATTAATTCGAAGTAGCTACGATGCAGGGGATGAGAGGGCAAATGGTAATAGACATGCAATTCTATTGAATATGTGTTATGAGATGATCGACTATGCGGTAGAATGTAACGAGCAATTTGAAGATGCAAAGAAGAGGATACATGAGATGACTGGATTATATCGTCAGAACCATAACCCGTTATCTATGAACTGTGAAAAAG ATTTAGAACTTGTTACGACATTGGACACAGCTGCTGCAGTTGGTAGTTCACAAGGAGTAAAGAGTCCAATTGTTGTCAGAGGGAAAGGGAGACCCCCATCTCTTAGAAGAGCATCAAAGATGGAGACAGATATGCGGAAGGTTAAAGCCAAACAGAAAAAAGCACAAGCAGGAGGAAAGCGCAAACAG CGAGATGAGGGAGATATAGCTCCCATGGGCACGTGCCGGAATTTATTTGGGGATTCAGAAGTAGATATCACCAATTCCGGAGAAGGGCAG GTTATGAAGAAGCTGGAGAAGGACAAGTTAGAAGCAGTTTGTGTTGGGGGTTAA